The Jaculus jaculus isolate mJacJac1 chromosome 3, mJacJac1.mat.Y.cur, whole genome shotgun sequence genome includes the window cctcccgtgctcctagataggcagaataaacattgtgaagatgacaatcctaccaaaggcaatatatagatttaaagcaattccaataaaaatccctacagtgttcctcacagagatagaaaaatgatctcaaatttcttatggaaagacagaaggcctcgcatatccaaacatagcctcagcaaaagaatacctctggtggcatcaccatacctgatctaaagctatactacaaagccatagtaataaaaacagcatgttcctggcataaaaacaggagtgtagaccaatggaatagacttgaggacccagactttgggtcaagcaactatagctacttgatatttgacaaaggcccggacaatataggctggaaacaagacagcatctccaacaaatggtgctggacaaactggataaccatatgcagtaaactgaaacttgatccacacatttcaccatgcactatgctatgtgtttatttttatttttattttttaatttatttatttgagagtgacagacacagagagaaagacagatagagggagagagagaacgggcacaccagggcttccagcctctgcaaacgaactccagacgcgtgcgccaccttgtgcatctggctaacgtgggacctggggaaccgagcctcgaaccggggtcattaggcttcacaggcaagcgcttaaccgctaagccatctctccagccctatgtgtttatttttaaaggcatgtgcatgaATAATTCTTTCAACATTGTGTTGAGctcatttaaaaacaataaaatctggTGTTGTAGAGTTTACTTTTTGAAAAGATGGGAATACTCAAGGAATATATGGGAGATCAGCATTTATTAGAGTATCCTCTAGTCCTATTACACTCTAGCTAGTCAATGAAGATAACAGGGGTTAAGGGCAGAGAGATTGGCAGCGTGCTGTAAACATCTCCACTGGAATAAATAAACTGCCATAAAAGGAACAAAATTAgacatttataaaattaattagtttatggTCAGTGAAAGTTATGGGCAATGGTAAGATTGTGAAAGTATGTGGCTCAACAGGTAACAAAATTtatcaagagaaagaaaactttgtAAAAGTTGTAAGATTAGTTGTTGTACTTAAATTAATTGTATACAATGCAGTGATTCAAGATTTTTCCAGGAGGTTGCTGGAAAGATGTAAACCAACCAGAATTTCAACTTTGGACAGAAGACTTAGAAAGCTATTTTGAATGGTCTGAAATAGAAGGAAAGACATTTTATATGAGCCTTTAGTAATAATTAAATTTAGGACAATTAAATAGTGATGGAGAAGGTATAATGGAGAATCAGGCATtgactaaataaaaacattcactTAAGTCTTCAATCTGATTTTGGAGCTATAAAAATGCATTAACATGTTTCTGAACATGTGGTACTGATTTGTATTATTaatgttttctaaaaatttaCCACTATGTGGGCTAGAATTAAAAGGAGAAATTGTGGAACATAATTCATGATTTATTAATAAGAAGGAGAAATCTGTGAAGGTTGACctatcatgtatatattttatatttcaaggaGGTTGTGAGACCTGGGACTGCTATGCATAAATTTGTACATTCCAAATTAGAATAAAAGTTCAACATTCTGTCTTTGAAAtgctttttcctcttcccttATAAAgcatacgtgtgtatgtgtgtgtgtgtgtgtgtgtgtgtgtgtgtgtgtgtgtgtgtgtgtataatttctcacttacacacaaacacaaatgtgtgtatatatatatatatatatatagggagagagagagagagagaggagagagagacagatcaaCAGACAGCATTCATATTTCTCAATCAATTCTCTACAATACACATTAAGATTTATATGCAATCTTAGCACCTTATGCAAGAAATTAGAACTGATGGTAAGTGGAGATATAGTATTTTACAAGTATTACTGAATAATAATTTCAATATAGAAATTGCATATGTGCGTTCAGAATAATAgtaatgaatattttaattacaACAATATGATAACAGTAAAAGAAAGTAGggttaattaatatataaattacaTCATGCGGAAGAAAAAGATGCTGGTGTCAAGAACATTGCAGATTTTTGAGTATTGAATAAGGCTATGAAAACTGGCATGAAAGATACACATGTAAAACTAGTCTTCTAAATGTTAGTCTGGTGTAAAAAGATTGCAGCAGGTATCCTGGTAGGAATTTAGTAAGATAAGGTAGGAAATATAGTAATGTGTCTTCCTTTCGGCCAGAGCCGCCATCTTCCAGTAATTTGCCAAGATGACAAAcacaaagggaaagaggagaggcacCTGGTACATGTTCTCTAGGCCTTTCAGAAAACATGGAGTTGTTCCACTGGCCACGTATATGCAAATCTACAAGAAGGGTGATATTGTAGACATAAAGGGAATGAGTACTGTCCCAAAAGGAATGCCTCATAAATGTTACCATGGGAAGACTGGAAGAGTCTACAATGTCACTCAGCATGCTGTTGCCATTGTTGTGAACAAGCAAGTCAAGGGCAAGATTCTTGCCAAGAGAACTAATGTGCGTATCGAGCATATTAAGCACTCTAAGAGCCGAGACAGCTTCCTGAAATGGGTGAAGGAAAATGaccagaagaagaaggaggccaAAGAGAAGGGAACCTGGGTGCAGCTGAAACGGCAGCCCGCTCCACCCAGAGAGGTGCACTTTTTGAGGACTAATGGAAAAGAGCAGGAGCTGCTGGAGCCTATTCCCTATGAGTTCATAGCTTAATAGATGTCCTAAATGAATCAGACCTAGATTGTGAAAATGCTTTTCTTCATTAAAGTATGGTGTCCTCActtactcaaaataaataaataaataaataaataaataaataaataaattatatatatatatatatatatatatatatatatatatatatatatgaatgtgaatATAATATTAAGAGTATTGTAAATTATATTGTACAAATAAGGCAGGACTTTAGAACAAGTATTTCAAttattttcaataatattttGAATTAAGATATCTTCACCTAAGAGTCACATAGCTCTAATTTCAAATTCTTATGTACTGCCAGTAGTCATGCCCATACTGATCTTATCGAAAGCTAATAAGTTATCACATCTCCTTTGATATACCTTGAGAACATTGAACAAGATGTGTAAATtgcaaaacaataaacaaaaacctCCATTTCTGTAAGATAACTGATCTATAATAATATTTTCAGGATGAGTAATCCAATTTGTTGTAACACTTAGAACTATAAATGACCCAATATCAAAGTTTGGCTCTTTAGATCAAACTTAACAATGAAATACATTGAACTATTCATGTGAATATTAAGGCATCCTTCCATTAAATGTGCTTAACTAAGGTAAACAAAAGAAGTATTATAGCCAGCTACTGATATATTTCAAACATATTTAATATCCTAttgttatatttaaattatatatactgGGTAGGTTGTTCTCCCCTGAGCagtcagaaagaagaaaataactgtGGAAATTCTAGTTTGAACAGTAACTTCAATAAGAAAAATCTATCCAGGCTATCTAGATACATGACTTCCCATCATCACCCACCTATGAACTATACAGAAGTAGGAAGCTATCCTCAGGTTTAGAAACCAACAACTATTTCTTGCAGTGTATATTCACACAGACCTAGGTCTCACAAAACAAGATGGGTGTCTCTTAGAGACTAGCAAGAAAGATacgcattttttttctttgaaaattaatcCTGATTATAAAATGCTATGAAACTTAATTCTCTGGCAACATTTCCATCACTGTTAACATGTTGCTCTGGCTGTGATCCAGTTTCACAGTTATGGTCATCGGGTTGTACAATGGTTCAGCGGTGTTCATTTCAGGCAATGTTGAAGTCAAATGGCAAACACTTAAGAACATTCTTTACTGCAGATCAAATGtaaactcattttatttatttatttttatgagagagagagaatgaacgggtgcaccagggccttcagccactacaaacacactccaggcATTTATGTCACCTTTtccacatgtgtgacattgcacgtgtgtcattgtgcatctggcttacctgggacctgcaGATTGGAACAggaattcttaggcttttcaggcaagggccttaactgctaagccatctctccagcccaaatgtaaactcataatatttaaaataacatattcattctttcagtTTGCTTATTTGTCCcctaattttaattgttttatcatGATGGCTTATAATCTTACCTTACTGACAAAGGTATATAAGAT containing:
- the LOC123459537 gene encoding 60S ribosomal protein L21-like → MTNTKGKRRGTWYMFSRPFRKHGVVPLATYMQIYKKGDIVDIKGMSTVPKGMPHKCYHGKTGRVYNVTQHAVAIVVNKQVKGKILAKRTNVRIEHIKHSKSRDSFLKWVKENDQKKKEAKEKGTWVQLKRQPAPPREVHFLRTNGKEQELLEPIPYEFIA